In Mangrovivirga cuniculi, the following proteins share a genomic window:
- a CDS encoding decaprenyl-phosphate phosphoribosyltransferase, with protein sequence MLKTYFHLLRIDQWVKNTFLFIPLFFAGDFFKSTKLLDLLIGFISFSLIASSIYIFNDYRDRENDRKHPKKKYRPIASGKVSTTIAFGIMTLCLITGLALGYFLDYRFIILLLIYLLINITYSLGLKQVAILDMIMVSSGFVIRVIAGGVISHVPLSQWLIVMVYLLSLFIVLAKRRDDVYHYTVSGNLTRQSVTNYNLEYMTATLVLISGVIIVSYLMYCLSPNANIQSEHLYATSLFVISGILRYLQITIVDNKSGSPTRILYKDKFSVVNLILWVISFYIIIYTS encoded by the coding sequence ATGCTTAAAACTTATTTCCACTTGCTGAGAATTGACCAGTGGGTGAAGAACACATTTTTATTTATTCCTTTATTTTTTGCCGGGGATTTCTTCAAGTCAACCAAGTTGCTAGACTTATTGATAGGATTTATTTCCTTTTCGCTAATCGCTTCTTCAATTTATATATTCAATGATTACAGAGATAGGGAGAATGATCGAAAGCATCCTAAAAAGAAATACAGACCAATAGCCTCTGGGAAAGTGTCGACTACCATAGCATTCGGAATTATGACTTTATGTTTAATTACGGGTTTGGCTCTTGGATATTTTCTCGATTATCGGTTTATAATACTTTTATTAATCTACCTGTTAATAAACATAACATATTCACTGGGCTTGAAACAAGTTGCAATTCTGGATATGATCATGGTTTCGAGCGGCTTTGTAATCCGGGTGATTGCCGGAGGGGTAATTTCTCATGTGCCATTATCTCAATGGCTTATTGTTATGGTTTATCTATTATCATTGTTTATTGTTTTGGCGAAGCGAAGGGATGATGTATATCATTACACAGTGTCGGGAAATCTAACCAGACAATCTGTGACCAATTACAATCTCGAATACATGACTGCCACTTTGGTATTAATCTCAGGGGTGATTATTGTCTCTTATTTAATGTATTGCCTCAGTCCTAATGCTAATATTCAAAGTGAACATTTATATGCAACATCACTGTTTGTTATATCAGGTATTTTGAGGTATTTGCAAATTACAATTGTAGATAACAAAAGTGGATCGCCCACGAGGATTTTATATAAGGATAAGTTTTCTGTAGTAAATCTTATTCTTTGGGTAATAAGTTTTTATATAATTATTTATACTTCATAA